One window of the Peromyscus maniculatus bairdii isolate BWxNUB_F1_BW_parent chromosome 18, HU_Pman_BW_mat_3.1, whole genome shotgun sequence genome contains the following:
- the LOC102924912 gene encoding solute carrier family 26 member 10 isoform X4, whose amino-acid sequence MSGPLVSGPCSGPEEVSELKSPLSSRFREPLTHARFQELFGGAEEPELPAAAEPCLPWLCRLRRRRACGFCSGPGAWRVLLARVPPLRWVPHYRWRAWLLGDAVAGVTVGVVHVPQGMAFALLTSVPPVFGLYTSFFPVLIYSLLGTGRHLSTGTFAVLSLMTGSVVERLVPEPLAGNLSGVEREQLEARRVGAAAAVAFGSGALMLAMFALQLGVLSTFLSEPVVKALTSGAALHVLVSQLPSLLGLSLPRQIGCFSLFKTLAAVLTALARSSPAELTISALSLALLVPVKELNVRFRDRLPTPIPGEVVMVLLATVLCFASSLDTRYNVQVVGLLPGGFPQPLFPALDELPRILADALPIALVTFAVSTSLASIYADKYSYTIDPNQELLAHGVSNLVSSLFSCFPNSATLATTSLLVDAGGNTQLAGLFSCTVVLSVLLWLGPFFYYLPKAVLACINISSMRQMFFQMQELPQLWHISRVDFAVWMVTWVAVVTLNVDLGLAVGVVVSMMTVVCRTQRVQCLALGLAEGTELYRPLRESHKLLQVPGLCILSYPTPLYFATRGQFRRTVEWHLGFGERSKQSPKLGGLPDPGAEPIRVVILDLSGISFADAAGAREVVQLARRCQDAGICLLLAQCNALVLETLTRAGLLDRMTPERLFVSVQDAAAYALERLKPTGPKICTVWV is encoded by the exons ATGAGTGGGCCACTCGTCTCCGGGCCCTGCTCAGGTCCGGAAGAGGTTTCTGAGCTGAAGTCTCCgctgagctctaggttcagggaACCTCTCACCCACGCTCGCTTCCAGGAGCTTTTCGGGGGCGCAGAGGAGCCGGAGCTACCCGCGGCGGCGGAGCCCTGCCTACCCTGGCTGTGCAGGCTGCGGAGGAGGCGAGCCTGCGGCTTCTGCTCTGGGCCGGGGGCGTGGCGCGTGCTGCTGGCACGGGTCCCCCCGCTGCGCTGGGTACCCCACTACCGCTGGCGAGCCTGGCTGCTAGGGGATGCTGTGGCCGGAGTGACCGTGGGCGTCGTGCACGTGCCCCAGG GCATGGCCTTTGCCCTCCTGACCTCGGTGCCCCCGGTCTTCGGACTCTACACTTCTTTCTTTCCGGTTCTCATCTACAGTCTGCTGGGCACCGGGAGACACCTGTCCACTG GAACTTTCGCAGTCCTCAGCCTCATGACCGGCTCTGTGGTCGAGCGGCTGGTGCCCGAACCCCTGGCGGGGAACCTCAGCGGCGTTGAAAGGGAGCAATTGGAAGCCCGGAGGGTTGGGGCGGCAGCGGCTGTGGCCTTCGGGAGTGGGGCGCTGATG CTGGCGATGTTCGCGCTGCAGCTCGGTGTCCTGTCCACCTTTCTCTCCGAGCCTGTGGTCAAGGCGCTGACCAGCGGGGCCGCGCTGCACGTGCTCGTGTCGCAGCTGCCCAGCCTCCTGGGATTGTCTCTCCCACGCCAGATCGGCTGCTTTTCTCTCTTCaag acGCTGGCCGCGGTGCTCACGGCCCTGGCCCGGAGCAGTCCTGCGGAACTGACCATCTCCGCGCTCAGCCTGGCGTTGCTAGTGCCGGTCAAGGAGCTGAACGTGCGGTTCCGGGACAGGTTACCCACTCCGATCCCAGGAGAAGTAGTCATG GTGCTTCTGGCCACTGTGCTGTGCTTTGCCTCGTCCCTGGACACAAGATACAATGTCCAGGTGGTGGGACTATTGCCTGGagg atttccccagcccctcttcccCGCCCTGGATGAGCTGCCCAGGATACTGGCCGACGCGCTGCCCATCGCGTTGGTTACTTTCGCCGTGTCCACCTCCCTGGCCTCCATCTACGCAGACAAGTATAGCTACACGATTGACCCCAACCAG GAACTCCTGGCCCACGGTGTCTCCAACCttgtgtcttctctcttctcttgtttCCCCAACTCGGCCACACTGGCTACAACCAGCTTATTGGTGGACGCTGGTGGGAACACACAG CTGGCCGGCCTCTTCTCCTGCACAGTGGTTCTCTCGGTGCTCCTGTGGCTGGGGCCTTTCTTCTACTACCTGCCCAAg GCTGTCCTGGCGTGCATCAACATCTCCAGCATGCGCCAGATGTTCTTCCAGATGCAGGAACTGCCGCAGCTATGGCACATCAGCCGCGTGGACTTT GCTGTGTGGATGGTCACCTGGGTGGCAGTAGTGACCCTGAATGTGGACCTGGGCCTGGCTGTGGGTGTGGTcgtctctatgatgacagtggTCTGCCGAACTCAGAG GGTGCAGTGCCTGGCGCTTGGATTGGCTGAGGGGACTGAGCTCTACAGGCCGCTCAGGGAGAGCCACAAG CTCCTCCAGGTTCCGGGCCTCTGTATCCTGAGCTATCCCACCCCGCTCTACTTTGCGACCCGTGGGCAGTTCCGCCGCACCGTGGAGTGGCATCTGGGGTTCGGAGAAAGAAGCAAG CAGTCTCCAAAGCTGGGTGGTCTGCCTGACCCAG GTGCCGAGCCCATCAGGGTGGTGATCCTAGACCTCAGCGGCATCAGCTTTGCAGATGCTGCGGGGGCCAGGGAAGTGGTACAG CTCGCCAGGCGATGCCAGGATGCCGGGATCTGTCTCCTCCTGGCTCAGTGTAATG CCCTGGTGCTGGAGACCTTGACCCGGGCTGGACTCCTGGATAGAATGACTCCGGAACGACTCTTTGTGAGTGTCCAGGACGCAGCCGCGTATGCGCTGGAGAGACTG AAGCCCACTGGCCCGAAGATCTGCACAGTATGGGTCTGA
- the LOC102924912 gene encoding solute carrier family 26 member 10 isoform X3, which yields MAFALLTSVPPVFGLYTSFFPVLIYSLLGTGRHLSTGTFAVLSLMTGSVVERLVPEPLAGNLSGVEREQLEARRVGAAAAVAFGSGALMLAMFALQLGVLSTFLSEPVVKALTSGAALHVLVSQLPSLLGLSLPRQIGCFSLFKTLAAVLTALARSSPAELTISALSLALLVPVKELNVRFRDRLPTPIPGEVVMVLLATVLCFASSLDTRYNVQVVGLLPGGFPQPLFPALDELPRILADALPIALVTFAVSTSLASIYADKYSYTIDPNQELLAHGVSNLVSSLFSCFPNSATLATTSLLVDAGGNTQLAGLFSCTVVLSVLLWLGPFFYYLPKAVLACINISSMRQMFFQMQELPQLWHISRVDFAVWMVTWVAVVTLNVDLGLAVGVVVSMMTVVCRTQRVQCLALGLAEGTELYRPLRESHKLLQVPGLCILSYPTPLYFATRGQFRRTVEWHLGFGERSKQSPKLGGLPDPGAEPIRVVILDLSGISFADAAGAREVVQLARRCQDAGICLLLAQCNALVLETLTRAGLLDRMTPERLFVSVQDAAAYALERLKPTGPKICTVWV from the exons ATGGCCTTTGCCCTCCTGACCTCGGTGCCCCCGGTCTTCGGACTCTACACTTCTTTCTTTCCGGTTCTCATCTACAGTCTGCTGGGCACCGGGAGACACCTGTCCACTG GAACTTTCGCAGTCCTCAGCCTCATGACCGGCTCTGTGGTCGAGCGGCTGGTGCCCGAACCCCTGGCGGGGAACCTCAGCGGCGTTGAAAGGGAGCAATTGGAAGCCCGGAGGGTTGGGGCGGCAGCGGCTGTGGCCTTCGGGAGTGGGGCGCTGATG CTGGCGATGTTCGCGCTGCAGCTCGGTGTCCTGTCCACCTTTCTCTCCGAGCCTGTGGTCAAGGCGCTGACCAGCGGGGCCGCGCTGCACGTGCTCGTGTCGCAGCTGCCCAGCCTCCTGGGATTGTCTCTCCCACGCCAGATCGGCTGCTTTTCTCTCTTCaag acGCTGGCCGCGGTGCTCACGGCCCTGGCCCGGAGCAGTCCTGCGGAACTGACCATCTCCGCGCTCAGCCTGGCGTTGCTAGTGCCGGTCAAGGAGCTGAACGTGCGGTTCCGGGACAGGTTACCCACTCCGATCCCAGGAGAAGTAGTCATG GTGCTTCTGGCCACTGTGCTGTGCTTTGCCTCGTCCCTGGACACAAGATACAATGTCCAGGTGGTGGGACTATTGCCTGGagg atttccccagcccctcttcccCGCCCTGGATGAGCTGCCCAGGATACTGGCCGACGCGCTGCCCATCGCGTTGGTTACTTTCGCCGTGTCCACCTCCCTGGCCTCCATCTACGCAGACAAGTATAGCTACACGATTGACCCCAACCAG GAACTCCTGGCCCACGGTGTCTCCAACCttgtgtcttctctcttctcttgtttCCCCAACTCGGCCACACTGGCTACAACCAGCTTATTGGTGGACGCTGGTGGGAACACACAG CTGGCCGGCCTCTTCTCCTGCACAGTGGTTCTCTCGGTGCTCCTGTGGCTGGGGCCTTTCTTCTACTACCTGCCCAAg GCTGTCCTGGCGTGCATCAACATCTCCAGCATGCGCCAGATGTTCTTCCAGATGCAGGAACTGCCGCAGCTATGGCACATCAGCCGCGTGGACTTT GCTGTGTGGATGGTCACCTGGGTGGCAGTAGTGACCCTGAATGTGGACCTGGGCCTGGCTGTGGGTGTGGTcgtctctatgatgacagtggTCTGCCGAACTCAGAG GGTGCAGTGCCTGGCGCTTGGATTGGCTGAGGGGACTGAGCTCTACAGGCCGCTCAGGGAGAGCCACAAG CTCCTCCAGGTTCCGGGCCTCTGTATCCTGAGCTATCCCACCCCGCTCTACTTTGCGACCCGTGGGCAGTTCCGCCGCACCGTGGAGTGGCATCTGGGGTTCGGAGAAAGAAGCAAG CAGTCTCCAAAGCTGGGTGGTCTGCCTGACCCAG GTGCCGAGCCCATCAGGGTGGTGATCCTAGACCTCAGCGGCATCAGCTTTGCAGATGCTGCGGGGGCCAGGGAAGTGGTACAG CTCGCCAGGCGATGCCAGGATGCCGGGATCTGTCTCCTCCTGGCTCAGTGTAATG CCCTGGTGCTGGAGACCTTGACCCGGGCTGGACTCCTGGATAGAATGACTCCGGAACGACTCTTTGTGAGTGTCCAGGACGCAGCCGCGTATGCGCTGGAGAGACTG AAGCCCACTGGCCCGAAGATCTGCACAGTATGGGTCTGA
- the LOC102924912 gene encoding solute carrier family 26 member 10 isoform X2 — MEEGMTRKQQECVSLRGPQHAPRLPGSQIRLRMSEEAPNKDIFHPSLTQGGAFRGRRGAGATRGGGALPTLAVQAAEEASLRLLLWAGGVARAAGTGPPAALGTPLPLASLAARGCCGRSDRGRRARAPGLLGTGRHLSTGTFAVLSLMTGSVVERLVPEPLAGNLSGVEREQLEARRVGAAAAVAFGSGALMLAMFALQLGVLSTFLSEPVVKALTSGAALHVLVSQLPSLLGLSLPRQIGCFSLFKTLAAVLTALARSSPAELTISALSLALLVPVKELNVRFRDRLPTPIPGEVVMVLLATVLCFASSLDTRYNVQVVGLLPGGFPQPLFPALDELPRILADALPIALVTFAVSTSLASIYADKYSYTIDPNQELLAHGVSNLVSSLFSCFPNSATLATTSLLVDAGGNTQLAGLFSCTVVLSVLLWLGPFFYYLPKAVLACINISSMRQMFFQMQELPQLWHISRVDFAVWMVTWVAVVTLNVDLGLAVGVVVSMMTVVCRTQRVQCLALGLAEGTELYRPLRESHKLLQVPGLCILSYPTPLYFATRGQFRRTVEWHLGFGERSKQSPKLGGLPDPGAEPIRVVILDLSGISFADAAGAREVVQLARRCQDAGICLLLAQCNALVLETLTRAGLLDRMTPERLFVSVQDAAAYALERLKPTGPKICTVWV, encoded by the exons ATGGAAGAGGGGATGACCCGCAAACAGCAGGAATGTGTGTCTCTTCGGGGACCACAG CACGCCCCCAGGCTTCCAGGCAGTCAGATCCGGCTAAGGATGTCTGAGGAGGCGCCTAACAAGGACATTTTCCACCCAAGCCTGACCCAAGGAG GAGCTTTTCGGGGGCGCAGAGGAGCCGGAGCTACCCGCGGCGGCGGAGCCCTGCCTACCCTGGCTGTGCAGGCTGCGGAGGAGGCGAGCCTGCGGCTTCTGCTCTGGGCCGGGGGCGTGGCGCGTGCTGCTGGCACGGGTCCCCCCGCTGCGCTGGGTACCCCACTACCGCTGGCGAGCCTGGCTGCTAGGGGATGCTGTGGCCGGAGTGACCGTGGGCGTCGTGCACGTGCCCCAGG TCTGCTGGGCACCGGGAGACACCTGTCCACTG GAACTTTCGCAGTCCTCAGCCTCATGACCGGCTCTGTGGTCGAGCGGCTGGTGCCCGAACCCCTGGCGGGGAACCTCAGCGGCGTTGAAAGGGAGCAATTGGAAGCCCGGAGGGTTGGGGCGGCAGCGGCTGTGGCCTTCGGGAGTGGGGCGCTGATG CTGGCGATGTTCGCGCTGCAGCTCGGTGTCCTGTCCACCTTTCTCTCCGAGCCTGTGGTCAAGGCGCTGACCAGCGGGGCCGCGCTGCACGTGCTCGTGTCGCAGCTGCCCAGCCTCCTGGGATTGTCTCTCCCACGCCAGATCGGCTGCTTTTCTCTCTTCaag acGCTGGCCGCGGTGCTCACGGCCCTGGCCCGGAGCAGTCCTGCGGAACTGACCATCTCCGCGCTCAGCCTGGCGTTGCTAGTGCCGGTCAAGGAGCTGAACGTGCGGTTCCGGGACAGGTTACCCACTCCGATCCCAGGAGAAGTAGTCATG GTGCTTCTGGCCACTGTGCTGTGCTTTGCCTCGTCCCTGGACACAAGATACAATGTCCAGGTGGTGGGACTATTGCCTGGagg atttccccagcccctcttcccCGCCCTGGATGAGCTGCCCAGGATACTGGCCGACGCGCTGCCCATCGCGTTGGTTACTTTCGCCGTGTCCACCTCCCTGGCCTCCATCTACGCAGACAAGTATAGCTACACGATTGACCCCAACCAG GAACTCCTGGCCCACGGTGTCTCCAACCttgtgtcttctctcttctcttgtttCCCCAACTCGGCCACACTGGCTACAACCAGCTTATTGGTGGACGCTGGTGGGAACACACAG CTGGCCGGCCTCTTCTCCTGCACAGTGGTTCTCTCGGTGCTCCTGTGGCTGGGGCCTTTCTTCTACTACCTGCCCAAg GCTGTCCTGGCGTGCATCAACATCTCCAGCATGCGCCAGATGTTCTTCCAGATGCAGGAACTGCCGCAGCTATGGCACATCAGCCGCGTGGACTTT GCTGTGTGGATGGTCACCTGGGTGGCAGTAGTGACCCTGAATGTGGACCTGGGCCTGGCTGTGGGTGTGGTcgtctctatgatgacagtggTCTGCCGAACTCAGAG GGTGCAGTGCCTGGCGCTTGGATTGGCTGAGGGGACTGAGCTCTACAGGCCGCTCAGGGAGAGCCACAAG CTCCTCCAGGTTCCGGGCCTCTGTATCCTGAGCTATCCCACCCCGCTCTACTTTGCGACCCGTGGGCAGTTCCGCCGCACCGTGGAGTGGCATCTGGGGTTCGGAGAAAGAAGCAAG CAGTCTCCAAAGCTGGGTGGTCTGCCTGACCCAG GTGCCGAGCCCATCAGGGTGGTGATCCTAGACCTCAGCGGCATCAGCTTTGCAGATGCTGCGGGGGCCAGGGAAGTGGTACAG CTCGCCAGGCGATGCCAGGATGCCGGGATCTGTCTCCTCCTGGCTCAGTGTAATG CCCTGGTGCTGGAGACCTTGACCCGGGCTGGACTCCTGGATAGAATGACTCCGGAACGACTCTTTGTGAGTGTCCAGGACGCAGCCGCGTATGCGCTGGAGAGACTG AAGCCCACTGGCCCGAAGATCTGCACAGTATGGGTCTGA
- the LOC102924912 gene encoding solute carrier family 26 member 10 isoform X1 has translation MSGPLVSGPCSGPEEVSELKSPLSSRFREPLTHARFQELFGGAEEPELPAAAEPCLPWLCRLRRRRACGFCSGPGAWRVLLARVPPLRWVPHYRWRAWLLGDAVAGVTVGVVHVPQGMAFALLTSVPPVFGLYTSFFPVLIYSLLGTGRHLSTGTFAVLSLMTGSVVERLVPEPLAGNLSGVEREQLEARRVGAAAAVAFGSGALMLAMFALQLGVLSTFLSEPVVKALTSGAALHVLVSQLPSLLGLSLPRQIGCFSLFKTLAAVLTALARSSPAELTISALSLALLVPVKELNVRFRDRLPTPIPGEVVMVLLATVLCFASSLDTRYNVQVVGLLPGGFPQPLFPALDELPRILADALPIALVTFAVSTSLASIYADKYSYTIDPNQELLAHGVSNLVSSLFSCFPNSATLATTSLLVDAGGNTQLAGLFSCTVVLSVLLWLGPFFYYLPKAVLACINISSMRQMFFQMQELPQLWHISRVDFAVWMVTWVAVVTLNVDLGLAVGVVVSMMTVVCRTQRVQCLALGLAEGTELYRPLRESHKLLQVPGLCILSYPTPLYFATRGQFRRTVEWHLGFGERSKSPKLGGLPDPGAEPIRVVILDLSGISFADAAGAREVVQLARRCQDAGICLLLAQCNALVLETLTRAGLLDRMTPERLFVSVQDAAAYALERLKPTGPKICTVWV, from the exons ATGAGTGGGCCACTCGTCTCCGGGCCCTGCTCAGGTCCGGAAGAGGTTTCTGAGCTGAAGTCTCCgctgagctctaggttcagggaACCTCTCACCCACGCTCGCTTCCAGGAGCTTTTCGGGGGCGCAGAGGAGCCGGAGCTACCCGCGGCGGCGGAGCCCTGCCTACCCTGGCTGTGCAGGCTGCGGAGGAGGCGAGCCTGCGGCTTCTGCTCTGGGCCGGGGGCGTGGCGCGTGCTGCTGGCACGGGTCCCCCCGCTGCGCTGGGTACCCCACTACCGCTGGCGAGCCTGGCTGCTAGGGGATGCTGTGGCCGGAGTGACCGTGGGCGTCGTGCACGTGCCCCAGG GCATGGCCTTTGCCCTCCTGACCTCGGTGCCCCCGGTCTTCGGACTCTACACTTCTTTCTTTCCGGTTCTCATCTACAGTCTGCTGGGCACCGGGAGACACCTGTCCACTG GAACTTTCGCAGTCCTCAGCCTCATGACCGGCTCTGTGGTCGAGCGGCTGGTGCCCGAACCCCTGGCGGGGAACCTCAGCGGCGTTGAAAGGGAGCAATTGGAAGCCCGGAGGGTTGGGGCGGCAGCGGCTGTGGCCTTCGGGAGTGGGGCGCTGATG CTGGCGATGTTCGCGCTGCAGCTCGGTGTCCTGTCCACCTTTCTCTCCGAGCCTGTGGTCAAGGCGCTGACCAGCGGGGCCGCGCTGCACGTGCTCGTGTCGCAGCTGCCCAGCCTCCTGGGATTGTCTCTCCCACGCCAGATCGGCTGCTTTTCTCTCTTCaag acGCTGGCCGCGGTGCTCACGGCCCTGGCCCGGAGCAGTCCTGCGGAACTGACCATCTCCGCGCTCAGCCTGGCGTTGCTAGTGCCGGTCAAGGAGCTGAACGTGCGGTTCCGGGACAGGTTACCCACTCCGATCCCAGGAGAAGTAGTCATG GTGCTTCTGGCCACTGTGCTGTGCTTTGCCTCGTCCCTGGACACAAGATACAATGTCCAGGTGGTGGGACTATTGCCTGGagg atttccccagcccctcttcccCGCCCTGGATGAGCTGCCCAGGATACTGGCCGACGCGCTGCCCATCGCGTTGGTTACTTTCGCCGTGTCCACCTCCCTGGCCTCCATCTACGCAGACAAGTATAGCTACACGATTGACCCCAACCAG GAACTCCTGGCCCACGGTGTCTCCAACCttgtgtcttctctcttctcttgtttCCCCAACTCGGCCACACTGGCTACAACCAGCTTATTGGTGGACGCTGGTGGGAACACACAG CTGGCCGGCCTCTTCTCCTGCACAGTGGTTCTCTCGGTGCTCCTGTGGCTGGGGCCTTTCTTCTACTACCTGCCCAAg GCTGTCCTGGCGTGCATCAACATCTCCAGCATGCGCCAGATGTTCTTCCAGATGCAGGAACTGCCGCAGCTATGGCACATCAGCCGCGTGGACTTT GCTGTGTGGATGGTCACCTGGGTGGCAGTAGTGACCCTGAATGTGGACCTGGGCCTGGCTGTGGGTGTGGTcgtctctatgatgacagtggTCTGCCGAACTCAGAG GGTGCAGTGCCTGGCGCTTGGATTGGCTGAGGGGACTGAGCTCTACAGGCCGCTCAGGGAGAGCCACAAG CTCCTCCAGGTTCCGGGCCTCTGTATCCTGAGCTATCCCACCCCGCTCTACTTTGCGACCCGTGGGCAGTTCCGCCGCACCGTGGAGTGGCATCTGGGGTTCGGAGAAAGAAGCAAG TCTCCAAAGCTGGGTGGTCTGCCTGACCCAG GTGCCGAGCCCATCAGGGTGGTGATCCTAGACCTCAGCGGCATCAGCTTTGCAGATGCTGCGGGGGCCAGGGAAGTGGTACAG CTCGCCAGGCGATGCCAGGATGCCGGGATCTGTCTCCTCCTGGCTCAGTGTAATG CCCTGGTGCTGGAGACCTTGACCCGGGCTGGACTCCTGGATAGAATGACTCCGGAACGACTCTTTGTGAGTGTCCAGGACGCAGCCGCGTATGCGCTGGAGAGACTG AAGCCCACTGGCCCGAAGATCTGCACAGTATGGGTCTGA
- the B4galnt1 gene encoding beta-1,4 N-acetylgalactosaminyltransferase 1 isoform X6: MPFGKGWFAGRNLAVSQVTTKYVLWVDDDFVFTARTRLEKLVDVLERTPLDLVGGAVREISGFSTTYRQLLSVEPGAPGLGDCLRQKRGFHHELVGFPSCVVTDGVVNFFLARTDKVREVGFDPRLNRVAHLEFFLDGLGSLRVGSCSDVVVDHASKVKLPWVSKDAGAETYARYRYPGSLDQSQVAKLRLLFFKHRLQCMTAE; this comes from the exons ATGCCCTTCGGCAAG GGTTGGTTCGCAGGTCGGAACCTGGCGGTGTCCCAAGTAACCACCAAATACGTGCTGTGGGTGGACGACGACTTTGTCTTCACGGCGCGCACGCGGCTGGAGAAGCTTGTGGACGTGCTGGAGAGGACGCCCCTGGACCTG GTTGGGGGCGCCGTGCGGGAGATCTCGGGCTTCTCTACCACCTACCGGCAGCTGCTGAGCGTGGAGCCGGGCGCCCCGGGCCTCGGGGACTGCCTCCGGCAAAAGCGCGGCTTCCACCACGAGCTCGTTGGCTTCCCGAGCTGCGTGGTCACCGACGGCGTGGTCAACTTCTTCCTGGCGCGCACAGATAAAGTGCGCGAGGTGGGCTTTGACCCGCGCCTCAACCGGGTGGCACACCTGG aaTTCTTCCTGGACGGACTCGGTTCCCTCCGCGTGGGCTCCTGCTCTGACGTGGTTGTGGACCATGCCTCGAAGGTGAAGCTGCCGTGGGTGTCCAAGGACGCGGGGGCTGAAACGTACGCCCGCTACCGTTACCCGGGATCCCTGGACCAGAGTCAGGTGGCCAAACTTCGTCTGCTCTTCTTCAAGCACCGGCTTCAGTGCATGACCGCCGAGTGA